One genomic region from Onychostoma macrolepis isolate SWU-2019 chromosome 23, ASM1243209v1, whole genome shotgun sequence encodes:
- the fignl2 gene encoding fidgetin-like protein 2, translated as MLSPIVPYSLLKMHWNPEHAQSLSQWPEQHLDVSSTTSSPAHKSELYPSRSRSSYSYAWANDDISALTASNLLKRYAEKYSGMLDSPYERPAVGTYPEPGAFGALNGGQKSELEPWPLTHSTDGGYPLVPPSSHDGLSGPKVVPTSAGPPGSGSVSAVNSNLSDSGYSGSSSCSGPHSSDYPPSYNGTYLSSGYCPQPSSALPPASLHALQPSPTLLPSYTPSTPVYNYPPSTYPHQTSLAPSYTHPTGPYIPSGIATPSPLPSRPTVVGGSYGYQNSSLGGSEPGGSLKRKAFEMTLDEEDGDNSRYRKYSYDPIKAGGDSPYGVTDKAECRGNGFGTGNTDPQAFKPSKPSSQSSLEGDEVGKYSGLKPLVSPSYGAAGDYSPPAAMTGENGGAEQGFSQHRSQKRSDPMKSMEPQMLELVSQELQDCSPALLWSELAGNCHIKAALEEDVLWPVLRPNPAIRPPRTVLLFGPQGGGKTTLVRSMASQLGATFYRLSCATLASKLKGDAEQLLATLFSVATARQPAVVLLSEAEAVEEEGLKQQLQAQLEKIQHGQSNVVLVVCTTRRPDLIKDPLMRCFSKRYHIGLPDGNTRRLVLLQALAPQGCSLGEREMSAVLQRSEGFSVWELLQLCQQALASASASAPVPLHGLPSSLSSPTFQDFENAFCKVRPHSTPKELDTCMEWSKVYSH; from the exons ATGCTGAGTCCCATTGTTCCCTATA GCCTATTGAAGATGCACTGGAACCCGGAGCATGCACAGTCCCTGAGCCAGTGGCCTGAGCAGCATTTGGACGTGTCCTCCACCACCTCATCCCCTGCCCACAAGTCTGAGCTCTACCCCAGCCGCAGCCGTAGCTCCTACAGCTACGCCTGGGCAAATGATGACATCTCAGCCCTTACTGCCTCCAACCTGCTGAAGCGCTATGCTGAGAAATACTCTGGCATGCTAGACTCACCATACGAACGCCCTGCTGTGGGCACATACCCTGAGCCTGGAGCCTTTGGGGCCCTTAACGGAGGCCAGAAGAGCGAACTGGAACCTTGGCCTCTAACGCACAGCACTGACGGGGGGTATCCCTTGGTGCCTCCTTCTTCTCATGATGGTCTGTCGGGACCAAAGGTGGTTCCCACATCAGCAGGCCCACCAGGCTCGGGCAGTGTGTCAGCAGTTAACAGCAACCTTTCGGACTCGGGATACAGCGGGAGCAGCTCCTGCAGTGGGCCCCATTCCAGTGACTACCCTCCCAGTTACAATGGCACCTACCTCTCATCAGGGTACTGCCCCCAACCCAGTTCAGCACTTCCACCAGCCTCGTTACATGCCCTTCAGCCTAGCCCCACACTTCTCCCCAGTTACACACCTTCTACCCCCGTTTACAACTACCCTCCTAGCACCTACCCTCACCAGACTAGCCTTGCTCCTAGCTACACCCATCCAACAGGCCCTTACATCCCCTCGGGCATAGCCACCCCCTCTCCACTTCCATCAAGACCCACAGTGGTTGGTGGAAGCTATGGCTATCAGAACAGCAGTCTAGGGGGCTCAGAGCCTGGTGGCTCTCTGAAGAGAAAAGCATTTGAGATGACCCTGGATGAGGAAGATGGAGACAATTCACGCTATAGGAAATATAGCTATGACCCCATAAAAGCTGGGGGAGATTCTCCATATGGGGTCACTGATAAAGCTGAGTGTCGTGGAAATGGCTTTGGAACGGGCAACACAGATCCTCAAGCCTTTAAGCCTAGTAAACCTTCATCTCAGTCGAGCCTGGAAGGAGACGAAGTGGGGAAGTACAGTGGGCTAAAGCCCTTGGTTTCACCATCGTATGGAGCCGCAGGGGACTACAGTCCACCGGCAGCCATGACTGGGGAGAACGGAGGTGCGGAGCAAGGCTTCTCCCAGCATCGGTCTCAGAAGCGCTCTGATCCCATGAAAAGCATGGAGCCCCAAATGCTGGAGCTAGTGAGCCAGGAACTGCAAGATTGCAGTCCGGCTTTGCTTTGGAGTGAACTGGCTGGGAACTGTCACATCAAAGCAGCGCTGGAGGAGGACGTGCTGTGGCCTGTCCTGCGACCCAACCCTGCCATCCGCCCACCCAGAACCGTCCTGCTGTTTGGCCCTCAAGGAGGGGGCAAAACCACACTGGTACGATCCATGGCATCTCAACTGGGTGCTACCTTCTATAGGCTGAGTTGTGCAACTCTGGCCTCTAAATTGAAAGGAGATGCAGAGCAACTTCTTGCCACTCTGTTCTCGGTGGCAACAGCCCGACAACCTGCAGTGGTGCTGCTCAGTGAGGCGGAGGCCGTTGAGGAGGAAGGTCTCAAACAGCAACTGCAGGCCCAGCTGGAGAAGATTCAACATGGTCAGAGCAACGTGGTTCTGGTTGTGTGCACCACAAGACGGCCTGATTTGATCAAAGATCCTCTTATGCGCTGCTTCTCCAAGCGTTACCACATAGGCCTGCCAGATGGAAACACACGCAGACTTGTGCTTCTGCAGGCGCTGGCGCCCCAAGGCTGCAGTCTGGGCGAAAGGGAGATGTCAGCAGTACTGCAGCGTTCAGAAGGCTTCTCCGTCTGGGAGCTGCTGCAGCTCTGCCAGCAGGCTCTGGCATCAGCTTCTGCCTCTGCACCCGTGCCCTTGCACGGCCTCCCTTCATCTCTTTCTTCGCCTACCTTCCAAGACTTTGAAAATGCTTTCTGCAAGGTACGCCCTCACAGCACCCCCAAAGAACTGGACACTTGTATGGAGTGGAGCAAGGTTTATAGCCACTGA